A DNA window from Procambarus clarkii isolate CNS0578487 unplaced genomic scaffold, FALCON_Pclarkii_2.0 HiC_scaffold_322, whole genome shotgun sequence contains the following coding sequences:
- the LOC138361367 gene encoding uncharacterized protein translates to MSEDELDPPVHKLWDLATLGIVPEQPSPDDDWTYNQYLDSFIYRDNQYWVRLPWKLNQPQLHVNHFMAHNQLRSQVLRLQRQPENLKLYHEILQKQLDKFMEVVTNDNPKDGHYLPHHLVLKNSATTHCG, encoded by the coding sequence atgtccgaggatgagcttgatccccctgtacataaactatgggacctggcaactctcggcattgtccctgaacaacctagcccagatgaCGACTGGACTTACAACCAATACCTGGACTCatttatctacagagataatcaatactgggtcaggttaccatggaagctgaatcagccTCAGCTACACgtcaaccattttatggcacataaccaattaagatcacaggtgttgcgcttacaaagacagcctgagaacttgaagttgtatcatgaaatattacagaaGCAACTCGATAAATTTATGGAAGTTGTCActaatgataacccaaaggacgggcactacctgccacaccaccttgtACTGAAAAATTCTGCTACTACCCACTGCGGATAG
- the LOC138361368 gene encoding uncharacterized protein, translating into MSTAKNVKATLTGMKGHLTRQIKNCEDLSNQTPVNYEELEGYYKVAQTKYQHVLKKILKYQDILATPNINEEAMDDVIQENADYEDEMHANGNKEVGTYAVGPSKPTVNASPKSVTPQDAVNIWKPCVFCEQPHVIYFCKFYPDRATRIKRLKELRKCTKFIRAHNPDTCTTHIRTCNRCHKGQHHTALCGDSSTKSAKLQKEEGTTTSVQLCTVLFGISVFSTRSDHKSALLTAQLTIKNGESKATICGLFDQGSQMAFISKELVDALKLTPVRETRIDIAGFLTNTGARVLQVVRPKVRLGGYVRTIQALVVDRFPTDLYVYGLGTTVKFLKEKGIHLADKITSDNLSNIGILMGLDVYHTFIKGKEEKQGMSLLPSAGGYLLTGPVLRLKQPAPVDRQLANPVMVA; encoded by the exons ATGTCTACTGCCAAAAATGTAAAAGCAACCCTCACTGGCATGAAGGGCCACTTAACCCGACAGATCAAAAATTGTGAGGATTTAAGTAATCAAACTCCAGTTAATTACGAAGAACTGGAAGGCTATTATAAGGTTGCACAGACCAAATACCAACATGTGCTCAAAAAAATCCTGAAATATCAGGATATCCTCGCAACTCCTAATATCAATGAAGAGGCAATGGATGATGTAATACAAGAAAATGCAGATTACGAAGATGAAATGCATGCAAA TGGAAACAAAGAAGTAGgcacatatgcagttggtccctccaaacctacagttaatgcGTCACCCAAATCGGTGACTCCCCAAGATGCTGTTAACATCTGGAAACCATGTGTGTTCTGTGAACAACCACATGTCATATACTTTTGCAAATTTTACCCCGATCGTGCTACACgtataaaacgactcaaggagttacgtaAATGTACCAAGTTTATAAGGGCACATAATCCCGACACCTGTACAACTCATATACGCACCTGTAAtaggtgccataagggtcaacaccatacagcactttgtggggactcaAGTACAAAGTCTGCCAAACTACAGAAGGAGGAAGGAACTACCACATCAGTacagctttgtactgtgttatttggcataagtgtcttctcaacaaggtctgatcataaatcagctctactcACTGCTCAATTGACCATTAAAAATGGAGAGTCCAAAGCCACCATATGTggattatttgaccaaggatcccaaatggcttttatctcaaaggagttggtagatgcCCTGAAACTCACACCTGTAAGAGAGACACGAatagacatagcaggattcctgactaacacAGGAGCCCGAGTCCTCCAGGTAGTACGACCTAAAGTACGTTTAGGAGGTTATGTCCGAACGATACAAGCTctggtagtagatagattcccTACAGACCTGTATGTATATGGTCTAGGTACAACAGTCAAATTCCTGAAAGAAAAGGGAATCCATTTGGCTGATAAAATCACGTCAgacaacctttccaatattggaatccttatgggattagATGTCTACCATACGTTTATCAAAGGAAAGGAAGAAAAACAAGGAATGAGcttgttaccatctgcaggtggctatttgctaacaggcccagtattacggctgaaacaacccgcacctgtagacCGCCAACTTGCCaacccagtaatggttgcatga